Proteins from a single region of Eremothecium gossypii ATCC 10895 chromosome VI, complete sequence:
- the DDR48 gene encoding DNA damage-responsive protein 48 (Syntenic homolog of Saccharomyces cerevisiae YMR173W (DDR48)) produces the protein MGIFDKVKNAIGEDNFNKLQDEVTSRLGALNQNDSGNNSQNASGYNNGSGNAYGNTSSGYDNSQSGQGYGNSQSGGNNYGNNSGYGSGNQTSNNNNGYASNSGYYNSNSDSNLNTNAYGRNDSKKNSYGNDNEDSSKNTYESKKSDSDNKYDSNKDENKDENKDENKDENKNENKDENKDENKDENKDENKDENKNENKDENKNKDEDKNKDEDKNKDENKDENKNKDENKNKDENKDSKNENKTDSTKNSYGSSKKNSYGSKNSDDGKDDSKDTYGSKNSYGSSKKDSYSSSNKNSYDNDNEDSNKTSYGSKNSYGSSNKNSYDNEDSNKTSYGSKNSYGSSNKNSYDDNEDSNKTSYGSSNKNSYGSKNSYENDNEDSNKTSYGSKNSYGSSNKNSYDDNEDSNKTSYGSSNKNSYGSKNSYENDNEDSNKTSYGSKNSYGSSNKNSYDNEDSNKTSYGSSNKNSYGSKNSYENDNEDSNKTSYGSSNKNSYGSKNSYGNDNEDSYGSKNQYDSNRGSYDRQNDNESSNLYDSSEYESSNRYR, from the coding sequence ATGGGGATCTTTGACAAAGTTAAGAACGCCATTGGCGAGGACAACTTCAACAAATTACAAGACGAGGTCACGAGCCGGCTTGGGGCTCTGAATCAGAATGATTCTGGAAACAACTCCCAAAACGCCTCTGGCTACAACAATGGATCTGGTAACGCATACGGCAACACCAGTTCTGGCTACGACAACAGCCAATCCGGCCAGGGCTACGGCAATAGCCAATCCGGTGGTAACAACTACGGGAACAACAGCGGCTACGGTTCCGGTAACCAGACTTCGAACAACAACAACGGTTACGCCAGCAACTCTGGTTACTATAACTCGAATTCCGACTCCAATTTGAACACCAACGCGTATGGTAGGAATGACTCGAAGAAGAACTCTTATGGGAACGACAATGAAGATTCCAGCAAGAACACCTACGAGTCCAAGAAGTCGGACAGCGACAACAAATATGACTCCAACAAGGACGAGAACAAGGACGAGAATAAGGACGAGAATAAGGACGAGAATAAGAACGAGAACAAGGATGAGAACAAGGACGAGAATAAGGACGAGAATAAGGACGAGAATAAGGACGAGAATAAGAACGAGAACAAGGATGAGAACAAGAACAAGGATGAGGACAAGAACAAGGATGAGGACAAGAACAAGGATGAGAACAAGGATGAGAACAAGAACAAGGATGAGAACAAGAACAAGGATGAGAACAAGGATTCAAAGAACGAAAACAAAACGGACTCAACCAAGAACTCTTACGGCTCGTCCAAGAAGAACTCTTACGGATCCAAGAATTCGGACGACGGCAAAGATGACTCCAAGGATACCTATGGATCCAAAAACTCATATGGCTCTTCCAAGAAGGACTCCTACAGTTCATCCAACAAGAACTCCTATGATAACGACAACGAAGACTCCAATAAGACTTCTTATGGGTCCAAGAACTCCTACGGTTCGTCTAACAAGAACTCGTACGACAACGAAGACTCCAACAAGACTTCTTACGGGTCCAAGAACTCGTACGGCTCTTCTAACAAGAACTCGTATGATGACAACGAAGACTCCAACAAGACATCTTACGGCTCGTCTAACAAGAACTCATACGGATCCAAGAACTCCTACGAGAACGACAACGAAGACTCTAACAAGACTTCTTATGGTTCCAAGAACTCGTACGGCTCTTCTAACAAGAACTCGTATGATGACAACGAAGACTCCAACAAGACATCTTACGGCTCGTCTAACAAGAACTCATACGGATCCAAGAACTCCTACGAGAACGACAACGAAGACTCTAACAAGACTTCTTATGGTTCCAAGAACTCGTACGGCTCTTCTAACAAGAACTCGTACGACAACGAAGACTCCAACAAGACATCTTACGGCTCGTCTAACAAGAACTCATACGGGTCCAAGAACTCCTACGAGAACGACAACGAAGACTCCAACAAGACTTCTTACGGCTCATCTAACAAGAACTCATACGGGTCCAAGAACTCCTATGGTAATGACAACGAGGACTCGTATGGATCGAAGAATCAATATGACTCAAACAGGGGCTCTTATGACAGACAGAATGATAACGAGTCTTCGAACCTTTATGACTCCTCTGAATATGAAAGCTCTAACCGTTACCGCTGA
- a CDS encoding AFL126Wp (Syntenic homolog of Saccharomyces cerevisiae YMR174C (PAI3)) encodes MLVIGSWPIAPNSRCCAPICCAPICCAPKCCDAPSWSSNCCERGACWYWAPKSACCWRPKPCSSPTLYWRSSLWPAFFRSSFWPLFLNIFPAADIMILAWCWNKSREGN; translated from the coding sequence ATGTTGGTGATAGGCTCCTGGCCCATCGCCCCCAACTcacgctgctgcgcgcccaTCTGCTGTGCGCCCATCTGCTGCGCGCCCAAATGCTGCGATGCGCCAAGCTGGTCGTCGAACTGCTGCGAGCGTGGCGCCTGCTGGTACTGGGCGCCCAAGTCAGCCTGCTGTTGGCGGCCCAAGCCCTGCTCATCGCCGACCCTGTACTGGCGCTCCTCTCTCTGGCCCGCATTCTTCCGCTCATCCTTCTGGCCGTTGTTCTTGAACATTTTTCCTGCAGCAGACATCATGATACTTGCCTGGTGTTGGAACAAGAGCAGAGAGGGCAATTGA
- a CDS encoding cation diffusion facilitator family transporter (Syntenic homolog of Saccharomyces cerevisiae YMR177W (MMT1) and YPL224C (MMT2)), with product MIKLKIPGLFRFEVGPVVPWGRVRALHLYAARLQVRKAGSGDRRGEAEKALDKLEEFQAAKEGCAGHSHVHADGGHTHGHGGVSAARLAGLGGHTHTHGGNPLLLLDREAIRRNAGVKITWIGLLMNVGLATGKFVGGVVFHSQALIADAVHALSDLVSDFLTLFSVSLASRQPTQEFPYGYGKVETVGSLAVSSILAMAGLSIGWGSLCSILGPLVPHALLELAATHAHVHAHAHDLTNINAAWIAGGSIVLKEWIFRATRKVAQETQSNVLMANAWHHRIDSLTSLVALVTISSGYLLSIQSLDAFGGLLVSGLVVKTGYAGMKQAASELVDRCLPPTDTRYVDIHALTTRTLEQMISNNNAKRKYALHDLTVLASGPNTHAHLVLEVPRQRWDNVLSIEEFELVTEHLRSVLSQQVPHLRKVHIEFFGERPTQPAPEAHSHADSPHNHTHEH from the coding sequence ATGATCAAATTAAAGATTCCTGGCCTTTTCCGGTTTGAAGTGGGGCCGGTGGTGCCGTGGGGAAGGGTGCGGGCGCTGCATCTCTATGCCGCGCGCCTACAAGTCCGGAAGGCCGGGTCCGGGGACCGTCGCGGCGAGGCAGAGAAGGCGCTCGATAAACTGGAGGAGTTCCAGGCGGCCAAGGAGGGGTGTGCGGGCCACAGCCATGTGCACGCGGACGGGGGACACACGCACGGACACGGGGGGGTGTCGGCGGCACGGCTGGCGGGGCTGGGCGGACACACACACACGCACGGCGGCAACCCACTGCTCTTGCTCGACCGGGAGGCGATCCGGCGCAACGCAGGGGTGAAGATCACATGGATCGGGCTGCTGATGAACGTGGGACTGGCAACGGGCAAGTTTGTGGGCGGGGTGGTGTTCCATTCGCAGGCGCTGATCGCAGACGCGGTACATGCGCTCAGCGACCTGGTGTCGGACTTCCTAACGCTGTTCTCGGTGTCGCTGGCGTCGCGGCAGCCAACGCAGGAGTTCCCGTACGGGTACGGCAAGGTCGAGACGGTGGGCTCGCTTGCGGTATCCTCGATTCTCGCAATGGCGGGACTATCCATCGGGTGGGGCTCGCTGTGCTCCATACTGGGGCCGCTGGTGCCACACGCGCTGTTGGAGCTAGCGGCCACGCATGCGCATGTGCACGCACACGCGCACGACCTGACGAACATCAACGCGGCGTGGATCGCCGGCGGCTCGATCGTGCTCAAGGAGTGGATTTTCCGTGCTACGAGGAAGGTGGCCCAGGAGACCCAGTCGAACGTGCTGATGGCGAACGCGTGGCATCACCGCATCGACTCGCTGACGTCGCTCGTCGCCCTGGTGACCATCTCGTCGGGGTACCTGCTCAGCATTCAGTCGCTGGACGCGTTCGGCGGCCTGCTCGTCTCGGGGCTTGTCGTCAAGACGGGCTACGCCGGTATGAAACAGGCGGCCAGCGAGCTGGTCGATCGCTGTCTGCCGCCGACCGACACGCGCTATGTGGACATTCACGCATTGACCACCCGCACCTTGGAGCAGATGATTTCCAACAACAACGCGAAGCGCAAGTACGCCCTGCACGACCTCACGGTGCTCGCCTCCGGGCCAAACACGCACGCGCACCTTGTGCTCGAGGTTCCCCGCCAGCGCTGGGATAACGTCCTGTCCATCGAGGAGTTCGAGCTTGTCACCGAGCACCTGCGCTCCGTGCTCTCCCAGCAAGTTCCCCACCTCAGGAAGGTACACATCGAATTCTTCGGGGAGCGGCCTACTCAGCCTGCTCCGGAGGCGCACTCGCATGCAGACTCTCCCCACAACCACACTCACGAGCACTGA
- the FPY1 gene encoding flavin adenine dinucleotide pyrophosphatase (Syntenic homolog of Saccharomyces cerevisiae YMR178W), which produces MLVFRAKHIARWKTVQAGLQFRNNMSSACIVVIADEVLNGKIVDTNSTFFARYCYGLGIPLKEIVTVGDDEAQIVGTLQRVRKQYDFIVTSGGIGPTHDDITYEAVAKSCGLPVELNAECQERMRRLSNPEARHSAAALRDHYRMATLPVGENVRNYYVADDLWVPVCSIDRQVFVLPGIPQLFERMLRELEPVVRATFWPGAGARAPFRRFFVTTPRMETEASSFLRGLQEEAVRLRKDVKIGSYPHFGMGFNTVSISGSEADEAYLRELVERTISELDGKEVSEEDERKFSDAR; this is translated from the coding sequence ATGCTGGTGTTCCGCGCAAAGCACATTGCGCGGTGGAAGACAGTGCAGGCAGGTCTGCAGTTCAGAAACAATATGTCATCGGCGTGTATCGTAGTAATTGCGGATGAGGTGCTGAACGGCAAGATCGTCGATACCAACAGCACGTTCTTTGCGAGGTACTGTTACGGGCTTGGGATCCCGCTGAAGGAGATCGTGACGGTCGGGGATGACGAGGCGCAGATCGTGGGCACGCTGCAGCGCGTGCGGAAGCAGTACGACTTCATCGTAACCTCGGGCGGAATAGGGCCGACGCACGACGACATCACGTACGAGGCTGTGGCGAAGAGCTGCGGGCTACCGGTGGAGCTGAACGCGGAGTGCCAGGAGCGCATGCGCCGGCTGTCGAACCCGGAGGCGCGGCACTCTGCGGCGGCACTGCGGGACCACTACCGGATGGCGACGCTGCCGGTGGGCGAGAACGTGCGCAATTACTATGTTGCGGATGACCTGTGGGTGCCGGTGTGCTCGATTGACAGGCAGGTGTTTGTGCTACCGGGGATTCCGCAGCTGTTCGAGCGAATGCTACGTGAGCTGGAACCCGTGGTGCGTGCAACCTTCTGgccgggcgcgggcgcgcgggcaCCATTCCGTCGGTTCTTCGTCACCACGCCGCGGATGGAGACGGAGGCCTCCAGCTTCCTGCGCGGGCTACAGGAGGAGGCTGTGCGGCTGAGGAAGGACGTGAAGATTGGGTCCTATCCGCACTTTGGCATGGGCTTCAACACGGTCAGTATCTCTGGCTCCGAAGCAGACGAGGCGTACCTGCGGGAGTTGGTGGAGCGAACGATAAGTGAGCTGGATGGGAAGGAAGTGTCTGAAGAGGACGAACGTAAGTTCTCCGACGCCAGGTGA
- the ECM5 gene encoding Ecm5p (Syntenic homolog of Saccharomyces cerevisiae YMR176W (ECM5)), giving the protein MKMKHQVTADEIACHSEMISSSPLGCSTLDSSRTLQGEISDVESAKIKSCGANGTVEPIKEGGVGYVHGGAPRTSRFMKSLDSSGPAVNAHHCNPYLYTQHKTRPNAPFDMLHVRTKNLVRSCREVEKGSVSGFEYSVQDGSIPVFRVAKQQLPDPHVFYEAVRSIGEKYGAVKLHIHEEHDDAMRLGSHVLSQSSVLNDFTLNTEYFWFKARRQYMNSPSNENSKRLEFHRRLYRFYREGAKAAEGSTKGKRLIGKIPSIDKRTLDLYRLWNCVQLRGGFKTVCQKKLWAQLGRELGYSGRIMSSLSTSLRSAYSKVFSDFDAWELEQRKNTDESSSQPSDFSHIKQETRVDSDIGGKRPLDREGHTEDSQKRKKQHTVFQKVFELGGSSAEFTRVRDVKRCKGLNTNFENVTEAIPGLTEPDQSTLPGYNFSFWQSGMEIYDKSCYETKNSPIYNLRQYYEKSCRHFDLIQTQYSDIIPQVTSWTDKIELQQFEDLYFSILADPTNSLDIDSGIDLPGIIHGSGFRTISRNSDNTAELLDPWNINNVPLAANSLLSYLDIDYGCLTRPKMHVGMTFSTRGWSLGDQYLPTIEYNHLGCSLLWYFIAPESQEAFEKLVEEINLGKRDHPTDELDVDPEFKKSEFYNSYLETNMRNRLNDTHKLRSKNGSHMFGQAARGPKSYLLPNDIQIHPEELQKRGIKFYNAIQEAKTFIIKYPRAYNTSIAAGFHVSESCYLAPESWLSHLVPSDKWFSDRAMLQSINVFQFLHNIMTRCKSPDVVLYAKRLLAEYSIEELENRKKLVKHFPDMKIVANTFDFISDEDLGFTGASKVLLTTSSDCITLSIKSFLTQLHDETASLRDVIRGISKDEVHLSMHTFFSDKLLECLINDVDDPASPIEKLADVEAELTALITRYPGRVPLSKLLPFIHVHHASNNPRISEVRQYLRELEPIITDCRLFLDTLHPASEKIVYGSGFNIRELPTLNFQNSAKDLQRLCAQLRPLSVEFEEMTHVFALMHQFQCFHRQASVALHADDLEAMKSAYEFGISIGISTPLIPSLAAQILRTHWLHVFDLAIVRRSPSCYQDYQNYNLSDMYRFLRLGIRYLNANLHKDKLQKISSLLKSSQALIQRANAFFKKKNYRVSLNDVELIMEKLSCDFIPLNPTFVDGLTKLMAAVKSTKQSIAPSWSRLAVRGDHVTQFVRHFRDGDDAALSQICQFDGSEEDKRISMEEIAQEKEPQLFGRYVKECRAWLQDLNKLVPNARATLEGLLEQDLRCFELAKDEYLPLEHSQRQSVYCFCRQGDVGSTMVECEICREWYHVACINRGRWALPEDDRCVFLCMICHPEPAERPRKVPLQDLLELLCRSASLHVIPDRVLLQRLFELAGCALSFRRHLRRELFDNSNVRWGVSVHKLKFYLRKLEGARCELTSELATLRDVVKEHDLQKLHKLRNANCVPVTGYEKLTARKQRTPLPQLPAEPAAPSVDIKPDPDTAAKCAVSSAPRRIGIADLLSPLPEDTC; this is encoded by the coding sequence ATGAAGATGAAGCATCAGGTGACAGCAGATGAGATAGCGTGTCACAGTGAAATGATATCCTCATCACCTCTCGGCTGTTCGACCTTGGACTCGAGCAGGACACTGCAGGGCGAGATATCAGATGTCGAAAGTGCGAAGATAAAGAGTTGCGGGGCGAATGGGACGGTTGAGCCAATTAAGGAGGGTGGTGTAGGGTACGTGCATGGCGGTGCGCCGCGGACGAGCAGGTTCATGAAGAGCTTGGACTCGTCGGGACCGGCGGTGAACGCGCACCACTGCAATCCGTACCTGTATACGCAGCACAAGACGCGTCCCAATGCGCCGTTTGACATGTTGCACGTTCGGACGAAAAACCTTGTGCGTAGCTGCCGGGAGGTGGAAAAAGGCTCTGTCAGTGGGTTCGAATATAGTGTGCAGGACGGGTCGATACCGGTATTTCGTGTAGCGAAacagcagctgccggaTCCACACGTGTTTTACGAGGCTGTGCGTAGCATAGGCGAGAAGTACGGCGCGGTGAAGTTGCACATCCACGAGGAGCACGATGACGCGATGCGCTTGGGGAGCCATGTTTTGTCGCAGTCGTCTGTGCTGAATGATTTCACGTTGAATACCGAGTACTTTTGGTTCAAGGCACGGAGGCAGTATATGAACTCGCCCAGCAATGAGAACAGCAAGCGGCTTGAGTTCCACCGCCGGCTGTATCGGTTTTACAGAGAAGGTGCCAAGGCGGCAGAAGGTTCCACCAAGGGAAAACGACTGATAGGCAAGATCCCCAGCATTGACAAACGCACACTAGATTTGTACCGCTTATGGAACTGCGTGCAACTGCGTGGTGGCTTCAAGACAGTGTGTCAGAAGAAGTTATGGGCTCAATTAGGCAGAGAGCTTGGGTATTCCGGGCGTATCATGAGCTCATTATCTACTTCTCTAAGATCTGCATATTCGAAGGTCTTCAGTGACTTTGATGCTTGGGAGCTCGAGCAACGTAAGAATACCGACGAATCCTCTTCACAACCATCGGACTTTTCGCATATCAAACAAGAAACACGGGTAGATAGTGATATAGGTGGGAAGCGGCCTCTGGATAGGGAGGGACATACTGAAGACAGCCAGAAAAGAAAGAAACAGCATACAGTATTCCAGAAGGTGTTTGAACTGGGCGGGTCTAGCGCCGAATTTACAAGAGTTAGAGACGTCAAACGATGTAAGGGCCTTAATACGAACTTTGAAAACGTTACAGAAGCGATTCCGGGGCTCACGGAACCCGACCAATCAACGTTGCCCGGCTACAACTTCAGCTTTTGGCAGTCGGGGATGGAGATATATGACAAGTCGTGTTATGAAACCAAGAACTCTCCAATCTATAATTTGCGGCAGTACTATGAAAAGAGTTGCAGACATTTTGACTTGATACAGACTCAATATAGTGACATTATTCCTCAGGTTACCTCTTGGACGGACAAGATCGAGCTTCAACAGTTTGAAGACCTCTATTTCAGTATTTTGGCGGATCCTACCAATTCTCTGGATATAGACTCAGGGATTGATTTGCCGGGCATAATACATGGTTCGGGTTTTCGTACAATATCTAGGAATAGTGATAACACAGCCGAACTGTTAGACCCTTGGAATATTAACAATGTTCCGCTTGCTGCAAATTCGCTATTAAGCTACTTGGATATAGATTACGGCTGCTTGACAAGGCCGAAAATGCACGTCGGAATGACATTTTCCACCAGAGGTTGGTCGCTTGGGGACCAATATTTGCCAACAATTGAATATAATCATCTAGGGTGCTCTTTGCTCTGGTACTTTATTGCCCCTGAGTCACAGGAAGCGTTCGAGAAACTTGTTGAAGAGATTAATTTGGGTAAAAGGGATCACCCAACGGATGAACTCGATGTTGACCCAGAATTCAAGAAATCTGAGTTTTACAATAGCTATCTTGAAACAAATATGAGGAACCGTTTAAATGATACACATAAACTGCGGAGTAAAAATGGGTCTCATATGTTTGGGCAAGCTGCGCGTGGACCGAAGTCGTATCTATTACCTAATGATATTCAGATCCATCCTGAAGAGTTACAGAAACGAGGCATCAAATTCTACAATGCTATTCAAGAGGCAAAGACGTTCATAATAAAATATCCTCGCGCATACAACACTTCCATTGCTGCCGGGTTCCATGTTTCGGAGAGCTGCTATTTGGCTCCAGAGTCGTGGCTTTCACATTTAGTTCCGAGCGACAAGTGGTTTTCTGATCGCGCAATGCTGCAAAGTATCAACGTGTTCCAGTTCCTTCACAATATAATGACTCGCTGCAAAAGCCCCGACGTGGTGCTATATGCTAAAAGACTTTTGGCCGAGTATTCAATCGAGGAGTTGGAAAATCGTAAGAAGCTTGTAAAACACTTTCCGGATATGAAGATTGTTGCTAACACGTTCGATTTTATATCGGACGAGGATTTAGGTTTCACTGGGGCATCGAAAGTGCTTTTAACGACTTCTTCTGACTGCATTACGCTATCAATCAAGAGTTTTCTGACGCAGTTGCACGATGAGACTGCGTCGCTGAGGGACGTTATCCGCGGCATCTCAAAGGATGAGGTGCACTTGTCCATGCACACCTTTTTTTCAGACAAACTGCTGGAGTGTCTAATAAATGATGTTGACGACCCTGCGTCCCCTATAGAGAAACTTGCTGATGTTGAAGCCGAACTAACAGCTCTCATCACACGCTACCCGGGCCGTGTACCTCTTTCGAAGCTTCTTCCTTTTATTCATGTGCATCATGCATCGAACAACCCACGGATATCAGAAGTGCGCCAATATCTGCGTGAGCTCGAGCCAATCATTACCGATTGTCGCCTATTCCTTGATACTTTGCATCCGGCGAGTGAGAAGATAGTTTATGGATCTGGCTTCAACATACGAGAACTACCGACTTTGAATTTTCAGAACTCGGCTAAAGATTTGCAGCGACTGTGTGCGCAGCTTCGTCCCCTTTCTGTTGAGTTTGAGGAAATGACCCATGTGTTTGCGTTAATGCATCAATTCCAATGTTTCCATCGCCAGGCTTCTGTCGCCCTTCACGCAGATGATCTGGAAGCTATGAAAAGCGCTTACGAATTCGGTATCTCCATAGGGATATCCACTCCCCTGATTCCATCGCTTGCTGCACAGATTCTGCGAACGCATTGGCTTCATGTCTTCGATCTTGCAATTGTACGTCGGAGCCCTTCTTGCTATCAAGATTACCAGAATTACAATTTGAGCGACATGTACCGTTTCCTGCGCCTGGGCATCCGTTACCTCAACGCAAATCTACACAAGGACAAACTGCAGAAGATTAGCAGCCTATTAAAATCGTCACAGGCGCTCATCCAGCGAGCCAATGCCTTCTTTAAAAAGAAAAATTACCGAGTTTCGCTCAATGACGTAGAGCTAATAATGGAAAAATTGAGCTGCGATTTTATTCCCCTGAACCCAACCTTTGTCGATGGTCTAACTAAGCTGATGGCCGCCGTGAAGTCTACGAAGCAGTCCATTGCCCCAAGCTGGTCTCGGCTAGCCGTTCGCGGCGACCATGTCACGCAGTTCGTGCGGCACTTTCGCGACGGCGATGACGCGGCGCTATCGCAGATATGCCAGTTCGATGGCTCGGAAGAGGACAAGCGTATCTCGATGGAGGAGATCGCCCAGGAGAAAGAGCCGCAGCTCTTTGGAAGGTATGTGAAGGAGTGCAGAGCCTGGCTGCAGGATCTGAACAAGTTGGTCCCGAACGCCCGCGCGACACTCGAGGGCCTTCTGGAACAAGACCTGCGCTGCTTCGAACTGGCAAAAGACGAGTACCTGCCGCTGGAGCACAGCCAGCGCCAGTCCGTGTACTGCTTCTGTCGCCAGGGGGATGTTGGAAGCACCATGGTCGAGTGCGAAATCTGCCGCGAGTGGTACCACGTCGCCTGCATAAACCGCGGCCGATGGGCGCTGCCCGAAGACGACCGGTGCGTCTTCCTGTGCATGATCTGCCATCCAGAGCCCGCAGAGCGCCCCCGTAAGGTCCCGCTCCAGGACCTGCTCGAGCTGCTGTGCCGGTCCGCGTCCTTGCACGTTATCCCAGATCGCGTGCTCCTTCAGCGCCTGTTCGAACTCGCCGGCTGCGCCCTCTCCTTCCGCCGGCATCTCCGCCGCGAGCTCTTCGACAACTCCAACGTCCGCTGGGGCGTCTCCGTGCACAAGCTCAAGTTCTACCTACGCAAGCTCGAGGGCGCGCGCTGCGAGCTGACCTCCGAGCTCGCCACCTTGCGTGATGTGGTCAAGGAGCACGATCTACAGAAGCTGCACAAGCTGCGCAACGCCAACTGCGTTCCTGTCACCGGCTATGAGAAACTCACCGCCCGCAAACAGCGCACCCCGTTGCCGCAGCTGCCCGCAgagcccgccgcgcctTCCGTGGACATTAAACCAGATCCCGACACGGCTGCCAAGTGCGCGGTGTCTTCTGCTCCCCGTCGCATTGGCATCGCAGACCTGCTTTCGCCATTACCGGAGGACACATGCTAG
- the CHP1 gene encoding ribosome-associated Tef1p biogenesis chaperone CHP1 (Syntenic homolog of Saccharomyces cerevisiae YPL225W), whose amino-acid sequence MSTFNAETADNLEDIEKQFAVVAVEQAETYWGLISKVPGSKLRLTKYDDEIYETFMEHFPEYRDIERVARFQEEELKTKEAKERWRKFIGLFEKKIDDFNFGTLLRTDARQEYGQFTTCFVVRLQFYAFEIARNKHGLNDWAVGH is encoded by the coding sequence ATGTCGACGTTTAACGCTGAGACGGCGGACAACTTGGAGGATATTGAGAAGCAATTCGCTGTGGTGGCAGTGGAGCAGGCGGAGACGTACTGGGGCCTTATTAGCAAGGTGCCAGGCTCGAAGCTGCGGCTGACGAAGTACGACGATGAGATCTATGAGACGTTCATGGAGCACTTCCCCGAATACCGGGACATCGAGCGCGTGGCTCGTTtccaggaggaggagctgaaAACGAAGGAGGCCAAGGAGCGGTGGCGGAAGTTTATCGGGTTGTTCGAGAAGAAGATCGACGACTTCAACTTCGgcacgctgctgcgcaCGGACGCGCGGCAAGAGTACGGGCAGTTCACGACGTGCTTCGTGGTCCGTCTGCAATTCTACGCGTTTGAGATTGCGCGGAACAAGCATGGGCTGAACGACTGGGCCGTAGGCCACTGA